The DNA window ATCGAGCCGGTCGATCTGTTCAAGACCAGACTGCCCAAGAACCTTCGGGACCGAGCACTCTGGGAAGAGGAGTTCACCCTGGACGAGCCGATCGTGGCGGGTGGGCATACCGAGTTCAAGAAGCTGCACACGATCGGCTTCGACGGCTGGACCATCTCCAAATACCGGCAGCTCGGCGGGCGCACCCCGGACGGCGATCCGGAGAACATCATCCGGGATATGGATCTCGATGGCGTGGATGCCTCGGTGATGTTCCCGAACCTGTCGCTGTTCGTGCTGTTCACCGATGACCATGAGCTGTCGATGGCGCACGCGCGGGCCTGGAACGACTACCTCGTCGAGCGTTATCTCCCGTACCAGGACCGGATGCGCCCGACGGCGGCGATACCGCTCACCGATATCCCCGACGCGGTCGCCGAGATCGAGCGGATCGCCCGGCTCGGGTTGGGTGCGATCCTGTTGCCGGAGATCCCGCCTCTGCCGTACTGGTCGCGGGAGTACGACCCGGTGTGGGCCGCCGCCCAAGCGCACGGGCTGCCGGTGTTCTTCCATGTCGCCACCGGTGGGGTGATGGTCAAGGAGCAGGTGTCGGAAACGGCGACCACCGTCAAGGGCCTGATGACCGCCATGAATATGGGCAAGGGTCAGCTGACCGACGATATGGTGGCGGGCCGGACCATGGGCGGCGGAAACACCGCCTCGGCCAGCCCGCAGGCCATCATCGCCTCGCTCATCGGCGGCGGTGTCTGTGAGCGGTTCCCCGATCTGCACTTCAACCTGACCGAATTCGGTGCCGGCTGGCTGGTCTCGTTCGTGGGCATGATGGACAAGTCCTGGCGGACCGGCACCGGTCAGGACCCTGACTGGTGGCTCGGTTTCTGGGACGACTCGCGCCCGGCGCATGATCAGCCGTCCATGGGCCGTCTGTTCAACATCAATGCGAAGTGGCCGTACCCGCTCAAGCCGAGTGAGTACCTGCAGCGTCAGATTCACGTGCAGTTCGCCGACGATCCGGTAGCGGTGCAGGCGCGCCACATCACCGGAATATCGACGATCATGTGGGGCAATGACTACCCGCACGCCGAGGGCACCTTCCGCAGCAGCGCCGAGTGCATCGCCGAGAACTTCGCCGGTGTTCCCGACGACGAGCGGGCGGTCATCCTCGGCGCCACCCTGGCCGATGTCGTCGGATTCGACCGCAGCGTGAAGAAGGCCCCGGTACAAGTCTGAAACCAGCTGGGCCCTGGGGTGATCGCGCTCCAGGGCCCGGATATCAGTGCACCGGCGCACGGTCCAGTGCACGGATGATGTCCTCGACCCGCTGCTTGGCATCGCCGAAGAGCATCTGGGTGTTGTCGCGGAAGAACAGCGGATTCTGCACACCGGCGTATCCGGCGGCCATGGATCGCTTGAACACGATGACATTCTCGGCCTCCCACACCCGCAGTACGGGCATGCCCGCGATGGGGCTGCCCGGGTCCTCGGCGGCCGGATTGACCGTATCGATGGCGAGCGTGTCGGCGACGTCCACGACGAGCACGAAGGTGGCCACCAAGGCGACGGCCATCCCGATGATGCCGTAAGTCAGTCCGCGCCTTGCGGTTTCGTGTTCGGATAGCCCCGCGAGGCTGAAGATGAACAGCAGAGCGGCGATGAGATAGGCCGCGGTGGCGACACTCGAAATGGTCATGGGCGGATCAGTCCTTCGAGAACATGCCGAGCATGCGTCGGGTCACGGCGAATCCGCCGAAGACATTGATGCTGGCCAGCAGCACGGCGGCGAATGCGAGCACCCGCGTCACCGGGTCGTCGACGGCGAGTTGCAGTAGCGCGCCGACGACGATGATGCCGCTGATCGCGTTGGTCACCGACATGAGCGGCGTATGCAATGCGTGATGCACCTTGCCGATCACGTAGTAGCCGATCACGATCGCGAGGACGAGCACGGTGAAGTGCCGGGGGAGCGGATCGGGAGCCAGGGCGTTGACACCGAACAGCGCCGTGCTGCCGAGCGCGCCGAGCGCGGACTTCGCACGCTGAGTCAGCTTGGGGCGCAACGGTTCCGTGGGTTCCTCGACCGGCGCGGCGACCACGGGCGCCGCCGAGACCCGCACCAGCGGCGGTGGCCACAGCTTTTGGCCGTGGTGGGCGACCGTGATGGCGCGTTGCACCGCATCGTCGAGGTCCAGGACCAGCTCGCCGTCCTGGCCCGCAGTCAGCAGCTTCAGCAGGTTGACGAGATTGGTGCCGTAGAGCTGCGAGGCCTGCGCGGGCAGCCGGCCGACGAGATCGGTGTAGCCGATGATCGTGACGCCGTTGTCGGTGACGATCTTTCGGCCGGGCACCGTGCCCTCGACATTGCCGCCCTGGGCCGCCGCCATATCGACGATGACGCTGCCGGGCCGCATCGATGCGATATCGGCCGCGGTGATCAGTCGTGGTGCCGCGCGGCCCGGAATGAGGGCGGTGGTGATGATGATGTCGACATCTCGGGCCTGTTCGGCGTAGAGCTCGGCGGCGCGGCGGTCGTAGGCCTCGCTGGTGGCCTTGGCATAGCCGTCCGAGGACTCCATCTGCTCCTCGACCTCCACCGCGAGGTACTCGCCGCCGATCGAGGAGACCTGGTCGGCGACCTCGGGGCGGGGATCGGTGGCCCGCACGATCGCACCGAGCCGGCTCGCCGCACCGATCGCGGCCAGCCCCGCGACGCCGGCGCCGGCGACCAGGACCGTGGCGGGCGGCACCTTGCCCGCCGCGGTGACCTGACCGGTGAGGAACCGGCCGAATTCATGCGTGGCCTCGACGACGGCGCGGTAGCCGGCGATATTCGCCATCGAGCTCAGCACATCCATCGACTGGGCCCGCGAGATGCGCGGTACCGCGTCCGTCGCGAGTGCGGTGACCGGCCGCGCGACGAGTTTGTCGAGCAGTTCCGGATCGAGTGCGGGGTTCAGCAGGCCGACGATCGTCGCCTGGAAATGCAGCCGGGCGATTTCGGCGTCGGTCGGTGCGTTCACTTTGAGGACGATGTCGCAGGCCCACGCCTCCTCGGTGGAAACCACCGAGGCACCCGCGGCCGCGAAGGCCTCGTCGGTGAAACTGGCGTGGCGGCCCGCACCGGATTCGGTGGCGACCTCGTACCCCAGTTTCAACAACTGACCCACGGTCGCCGGTGTTGCCGCGACCCGTGTCTCACCGCCGGTCGACTCGGCGACGATTCCGATTCTCATCGTGTATTTCCTTCACACTCGTCCCGTGCCACCGGCCTCGGCGCGGGTCGCGACCCTCCCTCATCTGGCCGCGACCGGGCTTGCCGCACATCACTATTGGGTGGATCAGCACACCCTCAGAACAGGTAGCGTCCGCCGTTGACGCTCAAGGTCTGACCGGTCACGTAACCGGCCTCTTCGGAGGCGAGATAGGCGACGGCGTAGCCGATGTCCTCGGGCGTGCCCGCTCGCTTCATCGGCATAAAAGCCGCGGCGGCATCGACATCGATGGATTGGCGCGACAACGGAGTGTCGATGAAGCCCGGCGGGACGTGGTTGACGGTGATCCCGTTCTCGATGAACTCGACCGCCAGCGCCTTGGTGAGGCCGATGACACCGCCCTTGGACGACGCGTAGTGGGCCATCGCCGGAGCCCCGGTCTGCGCGGAGGACGAGGAGATGTTGATGATCCGGCCCCAGCCCGCCGCGACCATATCGGGCACCAATTCCTTGGTGACCAGGAACGGTCCCTTGAGATTGATCCGGATCACCCGGTCCCAGGATTCCTCGCTCAGGCTCGTGAAGGGCTCGGATTCGTTGATCCCGGCGTTATTGACCAGAATGGTGACGGGTCCGAGTTCCGCGCGGGTCCGCGCGGCCGCCGCGGCCACGGCGTCGGCATCGGCCGCGTCACCGGCTACCGCGATCGCCGTGCCACCCGCCGCGCGGATTTCGGCGACGGTCTTCTCGGCGCCCTCCGGGTTCAGATCCCACACCGCGACCGCGGCGCCCTGGGCCGCGAGCACGGTCGCGATGGCCTGGCCGATGCCGCGGCCGCCGCCGGTGACGACGGCGATCTTTCCATCCAGTGACATGTTGGTTCCTTTGTCTTCGTCGAGTCGGGTACCGGGCGCGGCGGTTGGGCTATTCGCCCAGCGCCTCACGGGCAACGGTGCGGGCCGCGGTCGCGGCGGGGAAGCCGGCGTAAGCGCTGGCGTGGTAGATGATCTCGGCGATCTCTTCCTTGGTCACGCCGTTGGTCAGCGCGATCCGGACGTGGTAACCCAGCTCGGTCTCGGCGCCGAGCGCGATCAGCAGGCCCAGCGTGACCAGGCTGCGGTCGCGTCGACCGAGTCCCTCGCGGGTCCAGATCGAACCCCAGACGTTGACCAGGCCGATCTCGACGAGGTCTTCGCCGAGACGCCCGTCGCGCAGGTCGATATCCCCGTCCTCGAAAACACCGGGCATGACCGAGCGCATCACCTCGAGCCCCGCGGTGCGTGCGTCGGACGGGGTGGCGGAGCTTCCATTGGCTGCGGTGGTTGTCATGCGTGGCTCCATTTCGGCTGTGCGGCTGGTCACGCGATAGATTAGACCAATCGGTCAGTACAATCAATGGTGGAGCGACTACGCTGGGCTCTCGAACCGTATGGTGCGGAGGTATCTCCGTCCGCAACGACACAGTTGATTCAGGCCGGATCTCGCTCTAGTCTCGTGACCAATGTCATAGACCGACCGGTCGAAACAACTATGGCGTCGAGCGGCCCGGCCGACCCATTCGAGAATGGAGAACATATGAGTGGATCAGCGAAGGTGTCCGACGCGGTGCTCGACGTCCTGGTGATCGGTGCGGGCGTGACCGGCATCTATCAGCTGTACCGAGCCCGCGAGGAGGGCTTCTCGGCGAAGTTGCTCGAGGCGGGCACCGGTGTGGGTGGCACGTGGTACTGGAACCGCTATCCCGAGGCGCGCTTCGACTCCGAGAGCTACACCTACGGCTATCTGTTCTCGAAGGAGCTGTGGGAGGAGTGGGAGTGGACCGAGCGGTTCGCGGGGCAGCCCGAGATCGAGCGGTACTTCAACCATGTGGTCGACAAATTCGACCTGCGGCGGGATATCGAATTCAACACCAAGGTGGCCGCGGGCGAGTTCGATGAGCCCTCCGGCACCTGGACGGTGCGCACCGTCGACGGCGCCGAGTATCGGGCCCGCTTTCTCGTGGCGGCGACCGGCGTGCTGTCGGTACCGTTCATCCCGGATGTGCCGGGGCAGTTCGACTTCCGTGGCGAGCAGCACCACACCGGCCGCTGGCCCAAGACGCCCATCGATTTCACCGGCAAGCGCGTCGCGCTCATCGGAACCGGCTCCAGCGGTGTGCAGATCGTGCCGGCAATCGCGGACCAGGTGGATTCGTTGACGGTGTACCAACGGACTCCCGACTGGTGCACGCCGCTCAACAACGCACCGATCACGCCCGAGGAACAGGCCACGCTCAAGGCCGACTTCGAGAAGATCCGCGAGACGCTGAACACCTCGCCGAGTGGGTTCCTGCACGACTTCCCGACCCGCAATTCCACCGACGATACGAAGGAACAGCGGCGGGAGTTCTTCGAAAAGCTCTGGAACAGCCCAGGTTTCACGAAGCTGACGCAGAACTACATCGACTTCACCACCAACCCCGAGGTGAACAAGGAGTTCTGCGAGTTCCTCGCGGAGAAGGTCCGCGCCATCGTCGCCGATCCGGCGACCGCCGACAATCTGATCCCCAAGGACCACATCTACGCCGGGCGGCGCCCACCCTTCGTGACCGGTTACTACCAGGCCTACAACAAGCCGAACGTCTCGCTCGTCGCCCTCAAACAGACGCCGATCACGCGGATCACCGAGACCGGGATCGAGACGGCCGAGGGGCTGCGCGAGTTCGACATCATCATCTGGGCGACCGGATACGACTTCGGCACCGGCGCGCTGAATCGGCTGGGCGTGCGCGGCCGCGCGGGACTTCCACTCGAGGAGTACTGGGCGGACGGTCCGAGCACCTACCTCGGCATCGCGACGGCCGGATTCCCGAACTTCTTCTTTCCGGGCGGGCCGCACGGCGCGCTGGGCAACAATCCGCGGTACGCGGGTGACCAGGTGGACGGCGTCATCGGCGCACTCCAGCACGCGCGCGATAACGGCTACCACATCATCGAGGTGGATCCGGACGCCGAACAGGAGTGGACCGATACGGTCAACGGCAGTGGTTCGCTGTTCTTGGAGAGCAGCTACTTCTTCGGGGCGAACATTCCGGGCAAGGCGGTCAAGCAGTTGCTGAATCCGACCGGGCGGCCCAATCTCCAGCGGCTGATCGCCGAAAATGCCGCGAACAAGTACTCGGCGTTCATCCTGTCCAAGGTCGAGGAAGCGGCCGCGTAGGACATGGAAAAGGGCCTCGCCGACACGGTATGTCGGCGAGGCCCTTTGTGTCGGTTCCGGATTCGTGACCGGTGCCGAGGTGCGAAGTGCCGGACTGCTAGACCACGTAGGTCAGATTCCGGTGCTGGAACCGCCATGCGCCGTCGTGCAGGCGCAGGGTGTCCTGGTATCGACCGACGAGCCCCACCGCCCAGCCCGCTTCGCCACGCTGGAGGAAGACGAGGTCGCTGGAGGCCGTGGCCTGGTTCTCGGTCCAGGAGGTGATGACGGTGTTGGCGACGAGGTGCTTCTGCGGCTGTGTCGGCACCATGCCGGCGTAGACCCCCTGCAGTGCGTTATGGCCTTCGAAGGTGCCGACGCCCATGATCTCGGTGGCGCCGTCTGGACAGAACGTCGCGACGATGTCCGAGGTCCGCCCCTCGTCGAGTGCCCGGGTGTATGTGGCGATGGCGGCGTGCACGCCGAGCGCGACCTGTGCTTCGGTCATTGTCTTCTCCAGGATTCGGTGTCGGTTAGACGATGTAGGTCGTGGTCCGGTGGTGGATCAGCCAGGTGCCGTCGTACCGACGCAGGGTGTCCTCGTAACGTCCGACGACCTGCACCGCCCAACCCGACTCGCCGCGCTGGAAGAAGGCCACATCGCTGACCGCCGTGGCCTCGTCCTCGGTCCAGGAGGTGATGACGGTGTTTGCGACGAGGTGTTTCTGTGGCTGCGTCGGTGCCCATCCCTTGAAGGCCTCGCGCAGCGCGTCGTGGCCGGTGATCGGGTCGAAGCCGGGAATTTCGAGAACCGCGTCGGGCGCGTACAGCGCGACCGTCTCATCGGTCTGTCCAGCATCCTGTGCCTGCGTGTGGGCGCTGATCACGTCGCGCACGCTCGCCGCGACCGACGCCTGTGTTGATTCGCTCATCTCTCTCCAAGCTCGACGGAAACTGCCTGCTCACGCCGGTAGTTCCAATATTGTTTCGACCGTTCAGTCTAATCAAAAGATGCAGGCGGAGGAAGCGATTGCGAGTATCAAATTTTCGTTGACCGATCGGTACAATCCAAATAGCATGGTGACCTCAGTCGATGAGGACTCGGAAGAAGGAGTGCAACCGTGACGAAACGGTGGAAGCAGCGCCCGGAAGGCTCGACCTGGGGTGATTGGGGCGAGGACGACGAACTGGGGCGCATCAACCTGCTCACCCCGGAGAAGGTCCGACAAGGTGTGCGCGAGGTCGAACACGGAATCACCTTCAGCCTGAGCCTGCCGCTCGACTACCCGGGCGGATCCGCGATGAACCAGCGGCGCTACCCGCCGATCCTGCGGCCGACCGAGGACCTGGCGCACAAGCAGGACACCTTCTACAACGTCGTCGCGCGTGACTCGATCTCGCCGACCTTCATCGACCTGTGGAGCGATGACGTCGTCACGCTGTGGCTGCAGTACTCGACGCAGTGGGATTCCCTGGCCCACCAGGGCGCGTTGTTCGACGCCGACGGCGACGGAGTCGCGGAGCCGGTGTACTACAACGGATTCCGCCCCGGCACCGACATCATCGGACCGCAAGAAGATGCCAAGGGCGATGGCAGCGGGAGCGTCTCGTTCGCCAAGCACCTCGGCTGTGAGCACATGGCCGCCCACGGTATCCAGGGGCGCGGTGTCCTCATCGACGTCTCGCATCTCGGAAAAGACTGGCAGCCGGTCGATTTGAAGATGCTGAAGGACATCATGGCGAAGGACAACGTCGTGGTGGAGCCGGGCGATATGCTCGTGCTGCACACCGGCTTCGCCACCCAGGTCCTGGCCTGGGAGAAGAACCCCGGCCCCGAGATCCAGGCCATGTTCCCCTACCTGGACGCGACCGACGAGTCGTTGCTGGAGTGGATCGCCGATTCGCAGATCTCGGCGCTCATCTCGGACAACTATGCGGTGGAGGGCTGGGCGCCCGACAGCGAGACCCCGCACACCCTGCTCCCGATCCACCACCTGTGCCTGTTCAAGCTCGGGGTGCCGCTCGGCGAGCTCTGGTACACCGAGGAACTCGCCACCTGGCTGCGCGAACACAACCGCAGCCGGTTCCTGCTCACCGCACCCCCGCTGCGCCTGCCCGGGACCATGGGTAGCCCATTGACTCCGGTCGCGACCGTCTGATTCGGTACGTGCGCCCGATTGCCGGTGTTCGGTTCGGTGCGGGTGCGGCCTCGGTGCCGCATCCGCACCGAAGCGGTTTGCGCGGCTGTCCGCCGCGGCGGGGGCGCACCGCCGGATTGTGTACCGTGAGGGGTTCGTGTCACCGGCCGTCGGGTATTTCCTTGGTGGCGTACAGGTTTAAGGATCGGTGAGATGCCTACAGTGCGAACGGAGCACGGCAAGACCCCACGCCAGGAGCGTGCGAAGACCGCACGTTATTACCGCAAACGCGAACAGGTCGTGGATGTCGCGGTAGAGCTGTTCTCGAAGAACGGCTACGCGAGCACCGGCGTGGCCGATATCGGCGAGGCCGCCGGGCTGGCCCGTGGCGCGCTCTACTACTACATCGGTTCGAAGGACGCCCTGCTGGCCGAGATCCACGACCGCGTACTGGATCCGCTGCTCGTGGAGGCATCGGCGATCGTGCGGCTGGACATCAGTTTTCAAGCGCGCCTGTGGTTGCTGTCGGAATCATTGCTGCGCCAGATCGTGCACCGACAAGACCACGTGTGGGTCTTCCTGCACGAATATCACCAGCTGCAGGGCGAATACCGCATCCGGTTCCGGACCAAGCGACAGCGTTTCGAATCGCAGATCCGCAGCGTGCTCGCCGATGGGCACAGCCAGGGCAAGCTGCGGGTGCAAGATCTGGAACTCGCGATGCTCGCGTATCTGAACCTGCACAACTACACCTATCAGTGGGTATCGCGCCGTGCGGACCTGAAGGTCGAGGAACTCGCCCGCTTCTACTGCGAGATCTTCTTGAACGGGATCCTCACCGAGCCGCTGGACCTGGCGGCGGCGGAGGCGGAACTGGAGTACGGCCGATCGGTTCTCGGTGTGCTACTGGCAAAGGGGCTGGATCACTGAATCCCCGGTGCCGCTGGTCGTGACCCTCCACCAGGGTCACGGCCAGCGGCATTTCGGGGCCGGCTGGTTCTGGGCTACGACGTCGCGAGATGTGCGAACTGGTGCTTCAGGAACGCGCCGGACCAGCTCATCAGATCGGCGGGCACGTAGTAACCCGTCTCGTCATTGATCGCATCCCAATTCTCGGCGACATCCTCGATGGTGGCCGGACCCTCGTGCACGTAACCCTCGGTCGAGGCGAGGAACAACCGCGCGAAGCGACCGGCTCCGGCCGTGTAGATCTCACCGCTGACCGGGCAGCTCTCGTGGGCCAGGAACGCGACCATCGGCGCGACGAGTCCGGAGGGCATGAACGGCTGACCGGGCACGGGCTCGGCGTCATCGCTGAGTTCGGCGGTCCCGGCCATGCGGGTCTGCGCCGCAGGCGCGATGAGATTGAGCTTGATCCCATGCGGTTCGCCGGAAAGCTTCGCGCTGCGCGCCAATCCGATCAGACCGGCCTTCGCGGTCGCGTAGGACAGGTTGTTGTCGAGACCCAATACGCCGCTCGAGGTCGTCAGCACGACCCGGCCGTAGCCCTGTTCGACGAAATGCGGCCATGCGGCCCGGGTCGTGTTGAACGAACCGATGAGGTGCACCGCGAGGTGGCGCTCGAGGTTGTCCAGATCGACCTCCGGAAAACCCGCGTACCTGACGATTCCCGCGTTGTTGACGACGATATCGATGCGGCCGAACCGATCGATCGCGGTGTCGATGATCGCCTTGGCGCCGGCTTCGGTGGAGACATCGTTGGTGTCGGCCGCCGCGGCACCGCCGGCGGCGACGATCTCGTCGACGACCGATTGCGCCGGTCCGACGTCGGAACCCTCGCCCTCCATTGATCCACCGAGGTCGTTGACGACGACACTCGCGCCGCGTTTCGCCAGGAGCAGGGCGTGGGCCCGCCCGATGCCGCGACCCGCGCCGGTGACGACCGCCACCCGTCCTTCGAAACTCAACTCACTCATAGGTGACTCCTGTCGTACTCCATTGTCGATCCGGAACCCGGTGACCCAGTTCACACCACATTAGATCAACCGGTCGGTACACACAACTAGGTGTGACGCAGACGGATCGTTTGGTCATCGGCCCTGAAACGTTGCCTTGCGCGGGCCGTCCTCGACGAAGCTGCGCAGGCCGTGCCGCGCGTCCGCGCTGGCGAAGCATTCGGTGATGAGGTCGGCTTCCAGGGCCAGTCCGTGGTCGATCGGCAGGCCCGCGCCCGCGTCGATCGCTTGTTTGGCGTACCGCAGCGCCCATGGTCCGCGCGCGTATGTCAGGCCCTTCGCGACTGCGGTGTCGAACACCTCAGCGTCGTCGACCAGTTGATCGACGAGGCCGATCCGCAGTGCTTCTTCCGCGCGCACGAGGCGTCCGGACAGGATGAGATCCTTCGCCCCGGCGATGCCGATCGTTCGTGAAAGACGTTGCGTCCCACCGGATCCGGGCATGATTCCGAGGGTGATCTCGGGCAGGCCCAAGGTGGCGCCGCGCCCGGCGATGCGGAAGTCGGCCGCGAGCGCCAGCTCACAGCCGCCGCCGAGCGCGTAGCCGTTGACGGCCGCGATGGTGATCTGCGGGGCGGTCGCCACGGCGTGAAACGCCTGCTGGAGCACCCGGTTGCGGCGGTCGAATTCCGGGACGCTCAGGTCGAGCATCTCCTTGACGTCGGCGCCGGCCGCGAAATGTTCGGCGCCGCCGGTGATGACGACCGCCCGATAGGTCGTATTGCCGTGCAGAGCCGCCGCCGCGTTCTCCAGGAGGTCCCACATGGATTGGTCGAGCGCGTTCACCGGGGGACGTTCGATGCGCAGGATGGCCAGCTGCTCATCGCCGGGGTAGGGCTCGAGTCGCACTTTGGCGGGTTCTGGGCTGCTGATCATTGTTCGGTGCCTCCGGAGATGTGCTAAGTTCGGCAATAGTGTACCGACCGGTCAAATAAATCGTAGCTC is part of the Nocardia sp. NBC_00565 genome and encodes:
- a CDS encoding amidohydrolase family protein, with the protein product MSDFFVVSGDTHIIEPVDLFKTRLPKNLRDRALWEEEFTLDEPIVAGGHTEFKKLHTIGFDGWTISKYRQLGGRTPDGDPENIIRDMDLDGVDASVMFPNLSLFVLFTDDHELSMAHARAWNDYLVERYLPYQDRMRPTAAIPLTDIPDAVAEIERIARLGLGAILLPEIPPLPYWSREYDPVWAAAQAHGLPVFFHVATGGVMVKEQVSETATTVKGLMTAMNMGKGQLTDDMVAGRTMGGGNTASASPQAIIASLIGGGVCERFPDLHFNLTEFGAGWLVSFVGMMDKSWRTGTGQDPDWWLGFWDDSRPAHDQPSMGRLFNINAKWPYPLKPSEYLQRQIHVQFADDPVAVQARHITGISTIMWGNDYPHAEGTFRSSAECIAENFAGVPDDERAVILGATLADVVGFDRSVKKAPVQV
- a CDS encoding Re/Si-specific NAD(P)(+) transhydrogenase subunit alpha; the encoded protein is MRIGIVAESTGGETRVAATPATVGQLLKLGYEVATESGAGRHASFTDEAFAAAGASVVSTEEAWACDIVLKVNAPTDAEIARLHFQATIVGLLNPALDPELLDKLVARPVTALATDAVPRISRAQSMDVLSSMANIAGYRAVVEATHEFGRFLTGQVTAAGKVPPATVLVAGAGVAGLAAIGAASRLGAIVRATDPRPEVADQVSSIGGEYLAVEVEEQMESSDGYAKATSEAYDRRAAELYAEQARDVDIIITTALIPGRAAPRLITAADIASMRPGSVIVDMAAAQGGNVEGTVPGRKIVTDNGVTIIGYTDLVGRLPAQASQLYGTNLVNLLKLLTAGQDGELVLDLDDAVQRAITVAHHGQKLWPPPLVRVSAAPVVAAPVEEPTEPLRPKLTQRAKSALGALGSTALFGVNALAPDPLPRHFTVLVLAIVIGYYVIGKVHHALHTPLMSVTNAISGIIVVGALLQLAVDDPVTRVLAFAAVLLASINVFGGFAVTRRMLGMFSKD
- a CDS encoding SDR family NAD(P)-dependent oxidoreductase, whose product is MSLDGKIAVVTGGGRGIGQAIATVLAAQGAAVAVWDLNPEGAEKTVAEIRAAGGTAIAVAGDAADADAVAAAAARTRAELGPVTILVNNAGINESEPFTSLSEESWDRVIRINLKGPFLVTKELVPDMVAAGWGRIINISSSSAQTGAPAMAHYASSKGGVIGLTKALAVEFIENGITVNHVPPGFIDTPLSRQSIDVDAAAAFMPMKRAGTPEDIGYAVAYLASEEAGYVTGQTLSVNGGRYLF
- a CDS encoding carboxymuconolactone decarboxylase family protein, whose translation is MTTTAANGSSATPSDARTAGLEVMRSVMPGVFEDGDIDLRDGRLGEDLVEIGLVNVWGSIWTREGLGRRDRSLVTLGLLIALGAETELGYHVRIALTNGVTKEEIAEIIYHASAYAGFPAATAARTVAREALGE
- a CDS encoding flavin-containing monooxygenase produces the protein MSGSAKVSDAVLDVLVIGAGVTGIYQLYRAREEGFSAKLLEAGTGVGGTWYWNRYPEARFDSESYTYGYLFSKELWEEWEWTERFAGQPEIERYFNHVVDKFDLRRDIEFNTKVAAGEFDEPSGTWTVRTVDGAEYRARFLVAATGVLSVPFIPDVPGQFDFRGEQHHTGRWPKTPIDFTGKRVALIGTGSSGVQIVPAIADQVDSLTVYQRTPDWCTPLNNAPITPEEQATLKADFEKIRETLNTSPSGFLHDFPTRNSTDDTKEQRREFFEKLWNSPGFTKLTQNYIDFTTNPEVNKEFCEFLAEKVRAIVADPATADNLIPKDHIYAGRRPPFVTGYYQAYNKPNVSLVALKQTPITRITETGIETAEGLREFDIIIWATGYDFGTGALNRLGVRGRAGLPLEEYWADGPSTYLGIATAGFPNFFFPGGPHGALGNNPRYAGDQVDGVIGALQHARDNGYHIIEVDPDAEQEWTDTVNGSGSLFLESSYFFGANIPGKAVKQLLNPTGRPNLQRLIAENAANKYSAFILSKVEEAAA
- a CDS encoding nuclear transport factor 2 family protein → MTEAQVALGVHAAIATYTRALDEGRTSDIVATFCPDGATEIMGVGTFEGHNALQGVYAGMVPTQPQKHLVANTVITSWTENQATASSDLVFLQRGEAGWAVGLVGRYQDTLRLHDGAWRFQHRNLTYVV
- a CDS encoding nuclear transport factor 2 family protein; translation: MSESTQASVAASVRDVISAHTQAQDAGQTDETVALYAPDAVLEIPGFDPITGHDALREAFKGWAPTQPQKHLVANTVITSWTEDEATAVSDVAFFQRGESGWAVQVVGRYEDTLRRYDGTWLIHHRTTTYIV
- a CDS encoding cyclase family protein — its product is MTKRWKQRPEGSTWGDWGEDDELGRINLLTPEKVRQGVREVEHGITFSLSLPLDYPGGSAMNQRRYPPILRPTEDLAHKQDTFYNVVARDSISPTFIDLWSDDVVTLWLQYSTQWDSLAHQGALFDADGDGVAEPVYYNGFRPGTDIIGPQEDAKGDGSGSVSFAKHLGCEHMAAHGIQGRGVLIDVSHLGKDWQPVDLKMLKDIMAKDNVVVEPGDMLVLHTGFATQVLAWEKNPGPEIQAMFPYLDATDESLLEWIADSQISALISDNYAVEGWAPDSETPHTLLPIHHLCLFKLGVPLGELWYTEELATWLREHNRSRFLLTAPPLRLPGTMGSPLTPVATV
- a CDS encoding TetR/AcrR family transcriptional regulator translates to MPTVRTEHGKTPRQERAKTARYYRKREQVVDVAVELFSKNGYASTGVADIGEAAGLARGALYYYIGSKDALLAEIHDRVLDPLLVEASAIVRLDISFQARLWLLSESLLRQIVHRQDHVWVFLHEYHQLQGEYRIRFRTKRQRFESQIRSVLADGHSQGKLRVQDLELAMLAYLNLHNYTYQWVSRRADLKVEELARFYCEIFLNGILTEPLDLAAAEAELEYGRSVLGVLLAKGLDH
- a CDS encoding SDR family NAD(P)-dependent oxidoreductase yields the protein MSELSFEGRVAVVTGAGRGIGRAHALLLAKRGASVVVNDLGGSMEGEGSDVGPAQSVVDEIVAAGGAAAADTNDVSTEAGAKAIIDTAIDRFGRIDIVVNNAGIVRYAGFPEVDLDNLERHLAVHLIGSFNTTRAAWPHFVEQGYGRVVLTTSSGVLGLDNNLSYATAKAGLIGLARSAKLSGEPHGIKLNLIAPAAQTRMAGTAELSDDAEPVPGQPFMPSGLVAPMVAFLAHESCPVSGEIYTAGAGRFARLFLASTEGYVHEGPATIEDVAENWDAINDETGYYVPADLMSWSGAFLKHQFAHLATS
- a CDS encoding enoyl-CoA hydratase/isomerase family protein, which gives rise to MISSPEPAKVRLEPYPGDEQLAILRIERPPVNALDQSMWDLLENAAAALHGNTTYRAVVITGGAEHFAAGADVKEMLDLSVPEFDRRNRVLQQAFHAVATAPQITIAAVNGYALGGGCELALAADFRIAGRGATLGLPEITLGIMPGSGGTQRLSRTIGIAGAKDLILSGRLVRAEEALRIGLVDQLVDDAEVFDTAVAKGLTYARGPWALRYAKQAIDAGAGLPIDHGLALEADLITECFASADARHGLRSFVEDGPRKATFQGR